The Streptobacillus felis genome includes the window TCAGGCCTAAAACTATGAAAATTAAAATAGATGAACCTATACTTACTATACCTAATTTAGCTATACATCAAAATAGAGAAGTTAATAACGGAGTTAAAATAGATAGACAAAATGATACTTTACCTATAGTAGGTTTAGTAAATGAAAGTTTTGAAAAAGATGAATTCTTATTAAACTTAATTTCTGAAAAATGCAAAATAAAGAAAGAAGATATATTAGATTTTGATCTTTATGTTTATGCAACAGAAAAAGGTAGTTTAGTAGGTTTAAATCAAGAATTTATTTCAGCTCCTAAACTTGATAATTTAGTTTCTGTATATTCTGGATTATTAGGACTTGTTGAAGCTGAAAATGCTGATAACCAGATTAATGTATTTGTAGGATTTGATAATGAAGAAATAGGTTCAGCTACTAAACAAGGAGCAGATTCTAATTATTTATCTAATGTATTAGAAAGAATAATTTATTCTTTAGGAATGGATAGAAATACATTCTTAACTATGCTTTCTTCATCATTTATACTTTCAGCAGATGGTGCACATGCAGCACATCCTGCATACTTAGGTAAAAGTGATCCTACAAATCTAGGAAAACTTAATGATGGAGTTCAAATAAAAATAAGTGCAAATCAAAGATATACATCAGATGGTTTCTCCATATCTGTTGTAAAACAAATTATAGAAGGTACTGATATTAAAATACAATTTTTTGTAAATCAATCAAATGAAGTTGGAGGTTCAACTATAGGACCAATATCGTCAACACACTTAGATATAGATTCAATAGATTTAGGTGTACCAATGTTAGCTATGCATTCGGTAAGAGAATTATGTGGAGTACATGATTTATTTTATCTTAAAGAATTAGCTAAAGAATTTTTCAGTAAAAATTAATATGTAAAGGAGAACGATAATTGGAAAGAAATGATATAATAATAAAAAATGTCTCAAAAAGTTTTGGGGGAGATAAAATATTAAAAGATGTAAGTTTAGAAATTAAAAAGGGAGAATTTTTCTCTATACTTGGACCAAGTGGATGTGGAAAAACTACACTTTTGAGAATGATAGCTGGATTCATATATCCAGATAGCGGAGAGATAATAGTAAATAATGAAAGAATTGATAAATTACCTCCTGAAAAAAGAAATGTTAATACGGTATTTCAAAATTATGCCCTATTTCCAACTATGTCAGTATTTGATAATGTTGCATTTCCTTTAAAACTAAAAGGTATTTCAAAAGAAGAAATAGAAAAAGAAGTAAATAAATATTTAGATTTAGTAGGTTTATTAGAACATAAAAATAAAATGCCTGAAAATCTTTCTGGGGGACAAAAACAAAGGGTTGCAATAGCAAGAGCCTTAATAGGTAAACCTGACGTATTATTATTAGATGAGCCACTTTCAGCATTAGATGCAAAATTAAGACAAAAACTTTTAATTGAACTTGATACTATACATGATGAAGTTGGAATAACATTCGTGTTTGTAACTCATGATCAAGAAGAAGCACTTTCAGTTTCAGATAGAATAGCTGTAATGAATAAAGGTGATATTTTACAAGTAGGAACTCCTAATGAAATATATGAAAAA containing:
- a CDS encoding ABC transporter ATP-binding protein; this translates as MERNDIIIKNVSKSFGGDKILKDVSLEIKKGEFFSILGPSGCGKTTLLRMIAGFIYPDSGEIIVNNERIDKLPPEKRNVNTVFQNYALFPTMSVFDNVAFPLKLKGISKEEIEKEVNKYLDLVGLLEHKNKMPENLSGGQKQRVAIARALIGKPDVLLLDEPLSALDAKLRQKLLIELDTIHDEVGITFVFVTHDQEEALSVSDRIAVMNKGDILQVGTPNEIYEKPNDEFIADFIGETNFLTGEITEVFENYALAISDEIGEFKVELDKPVKVGDKVKLTLRPEKIKVDVKVPRENPKYKVLRGVVDEVIYSGFQSKLFIKVEGSNRIIRAFDQHREFLEEEELFEWKEKVYFYWNYEDAYLVEVF